Below is a window of Candidatus Hinthialibacter antarcticus DNA.
ACTGCTCAGCGAGGCGGGCTATTTCCATTCATTTAGTATGGACGACGACCCGCTTTGGATGAAAGAAATCTGCGACGAAAATGCAGTGACTATCTCTGGCCTTTCAGCGCACTGCCCGTTGATGCGGCCTGAGATCAGCGTGCCGTATTTGCAGAAGGCGATTCGGTTTGCGTCTGACATCGGCGCGCCGGTAGTGAACACGGACGAGGGCGTCAAACCGCCGTGGATGGATGAAGAGCATGCGTTTCAAGTGATGAAATATACGTTAACGCAAGTGGCGAAAACCGCCGAGCGTTACGGGATTTATATCGGCATCGAAGACCACCAGATTTTTTCCAAGACGACTGAAGGCTTGCTGAAAATCGCGAACCTGGTGGATTCGCCTTTTATCCAAATTAATTTTGACGCTGGCAATGCCTACATCGCAGGCAGCGACCCGTATGAAATGTTGGCGGCGACGCTGCCGCAATTGATTCACCTACA
It encodes the following:
- a CDS encoding sugar phosphate isomerase/epimerase family protein, with protein sequence MGVIHIGVNMEFVRSADKSFTDGVKIAADLGYKFIEPMVHNGRELLSEAGYFHSFSMDDDPLWMKEICDENAVTISGLSAHCPLMRPEISVPYLQKAIRFASDIGAPVVNTDEGVKPPWMDEEHAFQVMKYTLTQVAKTAERYGIYIGIEDHQIFSKTTEGLLKIANLVDSPFIQINFDAGNAYIAGSDPYEMLAATLPQLIHLHAKDIGGLQIEKRGKVTGVPVGVGCGEGVIDWKKIIEMVKPIERDIVFSVECGTIEQAKFSLAHLNALL